The Acidimicrobiia bacterium genome segment CCCGATTGCCCTGCAGCGCGGCAACCCGCCCATCGGCCGCGACCCGCAACCACACCTCGACCGTGTCCTCGCTGACGTTCTGGTGGATGAACGAGTTGGCGAACCGGGTGAGCGCCTGCCGGCCGGTCGTGGCGACCGCCTCGGCCTCGGCGCGATCGCCCACCATTTCGATGACCCGCCGGGCGATGTCGAGTGATTTGGTCATCCCCGCACCCCCACTCTCACGGTGCCGAACCGGCCGGGGCTTGCGCTGTGACCGGTGTGGGCCACCTGCATCGGCTGACCCTTGCCACAGTTCGGAGTGCCCCAGTGCACCCACTCCGATTCACCGGCGAGCATGTCGAGCTGCGCCCAGAACTTCGGCGTGATGCCGGTGTAGGTCGGGTTCTTGATCATCTTTCCCCGCTTCCCATTCTTGATCTCCCAGCCGATCTCGCAACCGAACTGGAAGTTGAGCCGCTTGTCGTCGATCGACCACGAGCGGTTCGTCGACATGAGGATTCCGTCCTCGGTCTCGGCGATCATCTCGTCGAGCGAGGAGTCACCGGGGAGCAGCCCCACGTTGGTCATCCGCACCATCGGCAGACGATTGAACCCGTCGGCCCGCACCATCCCGCCCGGGGGAAGGGACGCGATCGACGCCGAATCACGGCCCGAAAGCACGCCCACCCAAATTCCCTCGTCCACGATCGCAACCCGCTGTGCCGGAGTCCCTTCGTCGTCGTAACCGAAGCTCCCGAGCGCCCCGGGCAGGGTGGCGTCGGCGGTGATGTTCATCAAGGGCGACCCATACTTGTGGGTGCCCAGCTTCGGCAGTTCGAGGTGCGAGGTGCCGGCGAATGCCGCCTCCCACCCGAGGATGCGGTCGAGTTCGATGGCATGGCCCACCGACTCGTGGATCTGCAGTGCCAACTGGCTCCCCTCGAGAATCAGGGTCTCCTCGCCTTCGGGACAATCGGCGGCGCCAAGGAGCGCGGCGGCCTCCTCGGCGATGCGGCCGGCGTTGGCGGCGAAGTCCCAGCGGCGGATCACCTCGTACCCGCCGGTCTCGTACTGGCCGAACGACTGCGGGTAGGACCGTCGCTGGGTTTCGGCCTCGCCCACCGCGGTGGCGGCGAAGCCACCGCCCGTCTCGACGAGGTGCTGGCTGATGCGATGGCCCTGCGAGGAGACGAACCACTTACGGGTGTCCCACGCACCGAGGGAGCCGCGGGCGAGTCGAATCTGATCGACGGCCTGCATCGTCTCGGTGACCCCGACGAGGAGGTCGACCTTCTCGGATAGGGAAACATCGAGGGAGGGCTCCTGATGCGGTGTCTCGTAGTTCGCCTGAACGACAGGGACATCGGCGAGAGGCATCGGGTCGCCAGGCGCGACAGCCGACGCCCTGGCGATCTGCGCGGCGCGCTCACCGGCATGGCGGAGCGCTGCGTCGGAGGTATCCGGGGTCGCGAAGAAGCCCCACGAGGATCCGACCAGAGCCCTGACCCCGACACCGGCGGATTCGTTGCGGTCGACGCTCTGAACCCGCCCATTGAGGACCTCGATGGCCTCCCCCCGGCCCTCGACGAACCGCGCATCGGCGTATTTGGCGCCGGCGGCCAGTGCCCCCTCGACTGCCTTCTCAGCTAGCTCGAACAAGTGGACTCCCTTCGGAGAATCAAGTAGCAGGAATCAAGAATCACAGTCCGGTTCTGGTGTCTGCGATCAACTCATCCACCACGTCACGCAAGGCCTCCTTGGGCTCTTTGCCTGACTCCAGGGAAGCACGGTAGATCGCCAATTGACGGTCCGCGCTGGTTCCGGTGACCACTATCCCGCGGGCACTATCGACAGCATCGGCGCAGCCGAGTTCGATCGCATCCTGGTGCACCAGGCCGATGATCTCCTCGACCAGGTCGGCATACGGCACCAGCTCCCCCTTGCCGAAGTCCATCAGACTCGCCTCGACGCCATAGCGCTGGGCCCTCCAGGTGTTCTCCGAGACCAGCATGTCGGCGTAGGCACGCCACCGCTGATTCTCGGACCGCCGGCGGAACAGCATCGCCAGGAGCGACTGGAACAGGGCAGCAATGGCGATGCCATCCTCGATCCGGGTACAGACATCGGCGATCCTCATCTCGATGGTCGGATACCGGGCCGAGGGGCGGACGTCCCACCACAACTTGGTGGCATCCTCGATGAGCCCGGCGTCGACGAGCACGGCAACGTGCCGCTCGTACTCCGCCCAGGACGAGAATTGCTCGGGGAGGCCAGTGCGGGGCAGCGAGTAGAAGACGCTCATCCGATACGACTTGAGCCCGGTCTCGACGCCATGCCAGAACGGGGACGACGTGCTCATGGCCAGTAGGTGCGGCAGAAAGTACGTCACTTGATTCATGAGGTCGAGCCGCAACTCACGGTCCTCGATCCCCACATGTACGTGCATTCCGCAGATGACCAGCCGCCGCACCACCACCTGCAGGTCGCGCGCCATCGTGAGATACCGATCAGCCTCGGTGACCTGCTGGTCGGCCCAGTCGGCGAAGGGGTGGGTGGATGCGGCGATGAAGGCGATGCCGTGGCGGTCGACCACCTCGCACAGGGCGGCGCGGAGCCGCAGCAGGTCGGCCCGAGCGGTCGGCACGTCGGCACAGACTGCGGTCCCCACCTCGAGCTGCGCACGAAGGAATTCCGGGCTCACCTGGCTCCCGAGCACCTTGCGGCAATCTTCCAGCACCTGCTCCGGGGGGTTGCGCAAGAGATCCCTCGTCTCCGGATCGACGAGGAGGTACTCCTCTTCGATGCCGATGCTGAACGCGGGACGGCGGCGGGGCATGGTGCGGAACGATACCCACCAGTGCCTGCGGTTAACGATGCGGCCCGCATTTCGGTAGCGTTCGCCCATGACCGATCGCACAGCTCTTGACCGCATTGCCGACTGGGTCCAGGCGGAAGAAGATCTCACCCTCGACGACCACGGTCGAATCGTCGTCGGTGACGAGATGATCATCGAGGTCGAAACGGACGAAGACCGCCTGCTGCTGACCCATCGCTCGCTGGAACCGGTGGCCACCCCCGAGCGGATCGCCGAGCTGCGATCACTACTTCCCGGGCGGGCCACGACGATGACCGGCGAGGTCGCGCCAGTCGAGTCGGGCACGGCCGTCCACTTGACCAATCGCGTATACCTGGACGGCCTGAATCACCAGACGTTTGCGACCGCCCTCCGCGATCTGGTTGGGGCGGTCGACGCCCTGGCGATCGATCACACGCCCCACGAACCGGCCGAGCCGGTTGTGGCGAAGTCGACGGCCGAGGTACCGATGGAGCCCGAGCCGACCCGCGTGATGGATCCGGTGTGGATCGCGACGCACGCCGTGCCGGCGGGGGGGATGCCCGCATGGCCCGAGCCGAATCCGGAGCTCCAGCCCACCGCCATGCTCGAGGCCAGGGTCAGGTTGTCGATTGCCGAACGGCGCGGCGACTGGGCACGAGTGGTCGGATCGAACGGGTGGACCGGCTGGGTCGATGCCCGCCGAATCGCACCGCTGGCTGCCGCCGAACCTGCAGCAGTCACTCCCGCCACGGCGGGGGGTTCCAGGCCGGTGAACCCCCTGCTGCTCGCCGGCGCGTTCTTCACGGCACTGTCGGCGCTGCTGCCGTGGCTCCAGGACGGTCGCAACTCGATGGAGCTGACCCTTGGCTTTCTATGGGACTTCGAGGCCGAGGGAGCGCCGTACATCGGGTGGGTGCTGATCGGACTCGCTGCCCTCGTGCTCGGCACCGCGTTCCTCAAGCGTCCCTTGGGCCCGGCAGTGCTTCTCGGAATCCTCACCGTCGCGGTGGCAGGCCTGTTCGTGGCCCAGTTGTACCGAGCCCTCGAGCAAGGCGGCGGTGGATTCGACGATCTGAAGGAGATCGTCGGATGGGCGCCCGGGGTGACCCTCGGCGCCGGGATTTTGACTCTGATCGGCGGCACCCGATAGCCCCCCGATGACGAGCTGGGACCCGGCGCAGTACGACCGGTACGCCGGGGAACGGCTGCGGCCGGCACTCGACCTCATCGCCCGGATCCCTATCGCTCCACGATCGATCTGGGACCTCGGGTGCGGGACCGGGTCGATCACCGCGCTGCTGGCGAAGCGGTGGCCCGAAGCCACGGTTGGCGGGCTCGATTCCTCACCCACCATGCTCGGTCGGGCCCGGGAGATACCTGGCATCGAATGGCGGCTCGCCGACATCGCGTCGTGGGAACCCGAACAGCCTCCGGAACTGATCTTCTCGAATGCCGCGCTGCACTGGCTCGACGACCACGCCACGCTGCTGCCACGTCTTGCCGCGCAGGTGGCCCCCGGTGGGGTGCTCGCCGTTCAGATGCCCCGGAACTTCGACGAGCCCTCGCACGCCCTCCTCGCGGCGACGGCTGCTTCGAGCCGGTGGCGGGAGGCTGTCGGCCACTTGGTCCGCCCGGCCCCTGTTGCCGAGCCGGCCGAATACCACCACCTCCTCTCCGGTCGGTTCGCAACGCTGGACATTTGGGAGACCGTCTACTTCCAGGTCCTCGAGGGCGAGGACCCGGTCGCCGAGTGGGCTCGGGGCACCGCCGCCCGCCCCTACCTCGACGCGCTCGACGGCCACGGCGAAGAGTTCATGGAGGATTACGCGTCCCGCCTGCGCCGGGCGTACCCGCGAAGTGACGATGGAACGACACTCTTCCCATTCCGTCGGCTGTTCCTCATCGGAGTTGGCCCGATCGGCTGACGAAGCCCCCAGCGTTGATCGCGGGCATCCCTAGTGTGAACGGAGGTCATGCGCCTCCGCACCCTGCTCCGCCCGCTGCTCGCCCTCGCGCTCCTCACCGGGGCGTGCTCACGGGGCGGGCTCAGCCCCGACTCGGTTGGCACTTCCACCACTCCGGCGAACACCACGACGGCTCAAGCCAATCCCGATGACCTGGCCGCTGCGGTCGCGACGGCCGAAGGCTTCTACCTGGCAATCGGCTCGGGTGACCTCAGTGCCGCCGCGGCGTTCTCGAGCGCCTCGACCGAGGACATCTCGTCCGCGGTCGCTGCATGGAACAACGAACTCGCACTCGACTCGGCCACGTTCGAGATCGGCGCCGTTGATCTCGCCGGCGACACAGCCACAGTCGAAGTGACGGTGTTCCTCCGCTCGGCGTCGTTCGGCGAATGGGAGTACACCACGACCGCCGCCCTCACCCGGACGGTCGGGTGGCAGATCGACTGGTCTCCGGGGGCGCTCCATCCGGATCTCGAAGCCGGTGATCGGCTGGAGGTGGTCGCCGAGTGGCCCCGGCGCGGGGCGATTCTGGCGGGCGACGGCGTGCCCCTGGCTTATCAGGGCCCGGTCCACGTGATCGGCGTCGTCCCCCAATGGATCGAGGATCTGGACGAGGTCACCCAACTGTTGGAGGTGCTCGCCGGTATCCCTCCGTCCGCGGTCGTCGCGGAGATCGAACGGCCTGGCGTCCAACCGGACTGGTTCCTGCCGGTGGGGACCATCGATGCGGCGAGAGTCGGTGATGCAGCCACCCTTGCCGCGACGCCGGGGGTCATCCTTCAGGACGGGGTCGCCCGAATCCTGCCGTCGGGCGATCTCGCCGATCACATCGTCGGCAAGGTGGCACCCATCACCCTCGACCAACTGACCGCGTGGGGCCGGCCCTACAAAGTCGGGGACTTGGTGGGCCGCTCCGGACTCGAGTTGGCGCTCGAACCCGTCCTCGCCGGATCCCCCGACCTGCGGGTGGTCAGGATCAACCGATACGGTCGCGAGGTGGCGGAGCTACTTCTTGTCGCCGGCCGCCCCGCAGCCGATGTGAGAACCACCCTCGATCTCCGAGCGCAGCGACTCACTGAACGAGCCATCGCCCGCGTCGAACTTCCGGCAGCGATCGTGCTGGTCGACGTTGCCACCGGCGGAGTGGTCGCTTCGGCCAGCAGCCCCGACGACGGGATCGACCGTGCCCTGTTTGGCCTCTACCCACCGGGCTCCTCCTTCAAGGTGGTCACCGCGGCGGCTCTGCTGGCCACCGGACTCACTCCGGGCTCCCCGGTCGAGTGCCCGGCCGAGGTGTTCGTGGGCGGGCTCCGGATTGGCAACGCAGGGGACCTCGACCTGGGAAGCATCGACCTCCAGACCGCCCTGGCCGAGTCCTGTAACACCACCTTCGCCGCAATGGCGGCGGACTTGTTGGCGGGCGGAGCGCTGGCAGCGACGGCCCGGGGCTCGTTCGGATTCGACACCGGATACGAGGTAGGACTCCCCGCAGCAACCTCCCGCTTCCCCGATCCCGCCGACTCCGCCGAACTCGGTGCCCAGGCAATGGGCCAGGGCCGGGTGCTGGTGACCCCGATCCATCAGGCGTCCGTCGCCGCCGCCGTCGCCGGTTCCGGGTGGCTCGCTCCGACGCTGCTGGCCGACCTCGCCGGCCGAGTGCGGATACCGCTCGATGCGACGGTGCAAGCGAGTCTGGCGTCGATGATGCGGCTCTCGGTCTCCGACGGCACCGCCCAGCAGGCAGACGTGCCGGGACGCCAGGTTGCGGGAAAGACCGGGTCAGCCGAGTTCGACGACACCGGATCGACCCACGCCTGGTTCATCGGCTTCTGGGACGACTACGCCATCGCGGTGGTCGTCGAGGGAGGCGGTTCAGGGGGGCAAGTGGCAGCACCGATCGCCGCCGAACTGATCGAGCTACTCGGGGACTGACGCCGGGTTCGCTCACCCCCTAAGGTCGGCGGCATGCCATCCACCTCCGACTCGTTCTATTCGGCCATCCGGTCGCTCCGGGTGGTGCGAGCCTTTCGGCCCGACCCGATTCCCGGTGAAGTGCTCGATGAGATTCTCGAGGCGGGGCGCTGGACCGGTTCATCGAAGAACCGGCAGGGTTGGGCATTCATCGTCGTCGTAGACGAACGCGACCGTCTGGCATCGGCCGGAAGCTTCACCGACCCCATCCGCTCCTCGGTGGCCACCATCGCCCTGGTCCGCACCGATGAGGGGAACGACTTCGACATTGGCCGGATCGCCCAGAACCTGATGCTGGCGGCCGCCTCTCGCGGAATCGGGTCCTGCCCCATCACGCTTCACGACACGGCCCGGGCACGCGAGGTGCTCGGAATTCCGTCGGAGGCCGAATGCCGTTATGCCATCGCCCTCGGCTATCCCGATGAGGAACGCGAGCGCGCCGTGCGAGCTGAGCGGCGGGCGCAGGGGTTCA includes the following:
- a CDS encoding TldD/PmbA family protein, coding for MFELAEKAVEGALAAGAKYADARFVEGRGEAIEVLNGRVQSVDRNESAGVGVRALVGSSWGFFATPDTSDAALRHAGERAAQIARASAVAPGDPMPLADVPVVQANYETPHQEPSLDVSLSEKVDLLVGVTETMQAVDQIRLARGSLGAWDTRKWFVSSQGHRISQHLVETGGGFAATAVGEAETQRRSYPQSFGQYETGGYEVIRRWDFAANAGRIAEEAAALLGAADCPEGEETLILEGSQLALQIHESVGHAIELDRILGWEAAFAGTSHLELPKLGTHKYGSPLMNITADATLPGALGSFGYDDEGTPAQRVAIVDEGIWVGVLSGRDSASIASLPPGGMVRADGFNRLPMVRMTNVGLLPGDSSLDEMIAETEDGILMSTNRSWSIDDKRLNFQFGCEIGWEIKNGKRGKMIKNPTYTGITPKFWAQLDMLAGESEWVHWGTPNCGKGQPMQVAHTGHSASPGRFGTVRVGVRG
- a CDS encoding carboxylate-amine ligase, whose amino-acid sequence is MPRRRPAFSIGIEEEYLLVDPETRDLLRNPPEQVLEDCRKVLGSQVSPEFLRAQLEVGTAVCADVPTARADLLRLRAALCEVVDRHGIAFIAASTHPFADWADQQVTEADRYLTMARDLQVVVRRLVICGMHVHVGIEDRELRLDLMNQVTYFLPHLLAMSTSSPFWHGVETGLKSYRMSVFYSLPRTGLPEQFSSWAEYERHVAVLVDAGLIEDATKLWWDVRPSARYPTIEMRIADVCTRIEDGIAIAALFQSLLAMLFRRRSENQRWRAYADMLVSENTWRAQRYGVEASLMDFGKGELVPYADLVEEIIGLVHQDAIELGCADAVDSARGIVVTGTSADRQLAIYRASLESGKEPKEALRDVVDELIADTRTGL
- a CDS encoding methyltransferase domain-containing protein, producing the protein MTSWDPAQYDRYAGERLRPALDLIARIPIAPRSIWDLGCGTGSITALLAKRWPEATVGGLDSSPTMLGRAREIPGIEWRLADIASWEPEQPPELIFSNAALHWLDDHATLLPRLAAQVAPGGVLAVQMPRNFDEPSHALLAATAASSRWREAVGHLVRPAPVAEPAEYHHLLSGRFATLDIWETVYFQVLEGEDPVAEWARGTAARPYLDALDGHGEEFMEDYASRLRRAYPRSDDGTTLFPFRRLFLIGVGPIG
- a CDS encoding penicillin-binding transpeptidase domain-containing protein; the protein is MRLRTLLRPLLALALLTGACSRGGLSPDSVGTSTTPANTTTAQANPDDLAAAVATAEGFYLAIGSGDLSAAAAFSSASTEDISSAVAAWNNELALDSATFEIGAVDLAGDTATVEVTVFLRSASFGEWEYTTTAALTRTVGWQIDWSPGALHPDLEAGDRLEVVAEWPRRGAILAGDGVPLAYQGPVHVIGVVPQWIEDLDEVTQLLEVLAGIPPSAVVAEIERPGVQPDWFLPVGTIDAARVGDAATLAATPGVILQDGVARILPSGDLADHIVGKVAPITLDQLTAWGRPYKVGDLVGRSGLELALEPVLAGSPDLRVVRINRYGREVAELLLVAGRPAADVRTTLDLRAQRLTERAIARVELPAAIVLVDVATGGVVASASSPDDGIDRALFGLYPPGSSFKVVTAAALLATGLTPGSPVECPAEVFVGGLRIGNAGDLDLGSIDLQTALAESCNTTFAAMAADLLAGGALAATARGSFGFDTGYEVGLPAATSRFPDPADSAELGAQAMGQGRVLVTPIHQASVAAAVAGSGWLAPTLLADLAGRVRIPLDATVQASLASMMRLSVSDGTAQQADVPGRQVAGKTGSAEFDDTGSTHAWFIGFWDDYAIAVVVEGGGSGGQVAAPIAAELIELLGD
- a CDS encoding nitroreductase yields the protein MPSTSDSFYSAIRSLRVVRAFRPDPIPGEVLDEILEAGRWTGSSKNRQGWAFIVVVDERDRLASAGSFTDPIRSSVATIALVRTDEGNDFDIGRIAQNLMLAAASRGIGSCPITLHDTARAREVLGIPSEAECRYAIALGYPDEERERAVRAERRAQGFTGRKPIEQIVHREVWGS